Proteins from one Bradyrhizobium roseum genomic window:
- the ruvC gene encoding crossover junction endodeoxyribonuclease RuvC, with amino-acid sequence MTPPPIRQPVRIIGIDPGLRRTGWGVIETEGNRLVFIGCGSVEPPDDLPLASRLLAIHEGLAAVLGDFRPAEAAVEQTFVNKDGVATLKLGQARGVAMLAPAMFGISVAEYAPNQVKKTVVGAGHADKNQIAVMLKILLPKADPKSADAADALAIAITHAHHRGGIALRLKVASL; translated from the coding sequence ATGACACCCCCACCGATTCGCCAACCCGTCCGGATCATCGGCATCGACCCCGGCCTGCGCCGCACCGGCTGGGGCGTGATCGAGACCGAGGGCAACCGCCTCGTGTTCATCGGCTGCGGCTCTGTGGAGCCGCCGGACGATCTGCCGCTGGCCAGCCGCCTGCTGGCGATCCATGAGGGGCTTGCCGCCGTGCTCGGCGATTTCCGCCCGGCGGAGGCCGCGGTCGAGCAGACTTTTGTCAACAAGGACGGCGTCGCCACGCTGAAACTCGGCCAGGCCCGCGGGGTTGCCATGCTGGCGCCCGCGATGTTCGGGATATCGGTTGCCGAATACGCGCCCAACCAGGTGAAGAAGACGGTGGTCGGCGCCGGCCACGCCGACAAGAACCAGATCGCCGTCATGCTGAAGATCCTGCTGCCGAAGGCAGACCCGAAATCCGCCGATGCCGCCGATGCGCTGGCGATCGCCATCACGCACGCCCATCATCGCGGAGGCATAGCGCTTCGGCTGAAGGTGGCGAGCCTATGA